In the genome of Arachis hypogaea cultivar Tifrunner chromosome 9, arahy.Tifrunner.gnm2.J5K5, whole genome shotgun sequence, the window GATGTACGTAAGATGGAATTCAATAGTCCAGTGGAAGCCACTATTTTCTATGAAGAGTATAGTAGGGCAAAGGGTTTTGTGATGCGACAAGGAAAGAAGTTGAAAATTAAGAATGGTGATTTTGTTCGTTACACATATCTATGTAACAGACAAGGGTTCAGAGACAAGAAGTGGCTAGAGAAGGTGGATTGCAAAAGGGAGCACAAGGTGGTGACTCGTTGTGGATGTCCTGCGGAGATGCGTATTAAGCCTAAAGGGGACAGTGGGAGGTGGTATGTGTCTCGTTTTGTGGAGGAACATAACCACAAGCTCCTGCCTATGAAGTATGTGGACTATCTACCTGCTCACCGTAAGATCTCCGATGTTGATATTGCACACATGGAGAGCATGAGGCAAGTTGGGATATCAATTCCAAAGATCTATGAGTCTATTGCTGCACAGGCGGGTGGTTTTAATTTTGTTCCATTTACTAAGCGAGATATGTACAACGAGGTTAGGCGGCAAAGGGCGATGCAGAATGGTGACGTGAATGCTGCGTTGAGGGTTTTGGAGGGTGCGGCCCGGACAGAAGAGAAATTGTATTGGAGGTACGAGGTTGGTGAGGGGCAGCACATGTGCGATCTATTTTGGAGTGATGGGCGAAGCCAGCAGGATTATCAGGTATTTGGAGATGTACTAGCATTCGATGCAACTTATGGGCGGAACAAGTACAATCTCCCAGTTATTGTTTTTTCTGGGGTTAATCATCACAACCAGACCTGTGTGTTTGCAACTGCGATGGTATCATGCGAATCAATAGCATCGTATGTATGGGTTTTAAGAAAGTTACTGGAATGCATGGGGGGTAAAGCACCGACAGCGGTGATAACTGATGGCGATCGATCAATGCGTGTAGCTATTCAGGAAGTATTTCCTAATGCTCACCACCGCTTATGCGGTTGGCACCTCCTGAAGAATGCGACGGTTAATGTGTGTAAACCCCGGTTCACATCGTTGTTTAGACATTGCATGCTTGCCGATATTGAGGTTGCGGAGTTTGAACTGCTTTGGGATGCCATGCTGGAGGAGTGTGGGGTTAGGGAGTTAGAGTGGGTTAAGGACATGTACGAGAAGAAGTCTTCCTGGCAACTGCTTATATACGGGGTCGGTTTTATGCTGGGCTCCGCACAACATCTCGGTGTGAGTCATTGCACTCAAAATTAGGGAGGTTTGTGGAAAGGCGGTACGGCATACTTGAGTTTGTAACCAATTTTCAACGATGTGTGGACTTCCTGAGGGACAATGAAGAAGAGCTAGACTTCCGATCATCGTACGGGACGCCAGTCCTTCAAACGCAGTTTCCGGAGTTAGAAAAGTCAGGGGCAGTAAACTTCACAAGGAAAATTTTCTCAAGATATCGTGAGTCGCTTAAAAGGTGTGTTTGGGTCACTATATTAGAGTGCATTCAAGGTGTAGATAGGTGTGTGTATGTGACACAAAAGTATAGAAGACCTGATTCACGGTGGAATGTGGTACATATGAGAAGGAAAGAGGAGTTTGTTTGCAGTTGCCTGAGGATGGAGTCATTCGGTTTGCCATGTGTTCACATACTAGCAGTTTTGGTAAGGTTAGATTTTGTTTCCCTACCTAAGAATCTGGTGTTGCCGCGGTGGTCCAAGGCGGCGAAGGAGGATCTTTGTTATGAACGGTTAAGTGGCCAATATAGTGATGCCGGTGTTTTGTATCGGAGTAGAGTGGGCGCATTCTTGCAGCACTGCAAGCGGTTAGCAAAAGTTGCATGTATTAGGGAAGAGGACTTCAAGGAATATTTAGCCAAGGTTGTGGAGGATACTTGTTTGCTTGAAAAAAAAATGGATTAGGTGGTGTGGTTACTGGGACCACAATTGGCAACATTGGAGGAGGGGTTAGGGATCCTGTTAGTGTCAGGACTAAAGGCACAGGATGTGGCAATGAACCTCTTGGGTCTAGGGGTATCAAGCGGCGTAAGTGCAGCACCTGCGGGTGTCTCGGCCATCGAAGGACCCGCTGTCCCAATGCTCCACCACCATCAGCAGTGCCAACCCAGGAGTAGGGTGCGAAAACATTATCACCAAATGTTAA includes:
- the LOC112711599 gene encoding protein FAR1-RELATED SEQUENCE 5-like gives rise to the protein MASCSRVVNKMGSGSSEDPNSDGEMPRMVGDDEEKMVDIGMEEDEFEGFRYNQSEGIANTKFDAVPVTASDVRKMEFNSPVEATIFYEEYSRAKGFVMRQGKKLKIKNGDFVRYTYLCNRQGFRDKKWLEKVDCKREHKVVTRCGCPAEMRIKPKGDSGRWYVSRFVEEHNHKLLPMKYVDYLPAHRKISDVDIAHMESMRQVGISIPKIYESIAAQAGGFNFVPFTKRDMYNEVRRQRAMQNGDVNAALRVLEGAARTEEKLYWRYEVGEGQHMCDLFWSDGRSQQDYQVFGDVLAFDATYGRNKYNLPVIVFSGVNHHNQTCVFATAMVSCESIASYVWVLRKLLECMGGKAPTAVITDGDRSMRVAIQEVFPNAHHRLCGWHLLKNATVNVCKPRFTSLFRHCMLADIEVAEFELLWDAMLEECGVRELEWVKDMYEKKSSWQLLIYGVGFMLGSAQHLGVSHCTQN